In a single window of the Papaver somniferum cultivar HN1 chromosome 8, ASM357369v1, whole genome shotgun sequence genome:
- the LOC113305415 gene encoding 12-oxophytodienoate reductase 1-like produces the protein MSCITDKYEGSLENRCRFALEVNEVVVDEMGADILEISLSPFSNYMESGYSNPTALGVYMDESLNKYGILYCHMVEPRMIIVEKKCHTLHSLIPMRKSFTGTFMVGGGYDREDGNKAIFSNSADLFVFGRLFLSNPNLPKRFDINAPLTKYNRETF, from the coding sequence ATGTCCTGCATCACTGACAAATACGAAGGGAGCCTAGAAAATCGTTGTCGCTTCGCACTAGAAGTAAATGAAGTAGTTGTGGATGAGATGGGAGCAGATATATTGGAGATTAGTCTCTCTCCTTTCTCAAATTATATGGAATCGGGTTATTCAAATCCCACTGCTTTGGGAGTTTACATGGATGAATCCTTGAACAAGTATGGAATTCTCTACTGCCACATGGTCGAGCCAAGGATGATAATTGTAGAAAAGAAGTGTCATACACTCCATAGTCTTATACCAATGAGAAAATCTTTCACGGGAACATTCATGGTTGGTGGAGGTTATGACAGAGAAGATGGTAATAaagctattttcagcaattcagcAGATCTTTTTGTGTTCGGTAGGTTATTCTTATCAAACCCGAACTTGCCAAAGAGATTTGATATTAATGCTCCTCTTACTAAGTACAACAGAGAAACATTCTAG